The Balearica regulorum gibbericeps isolate bBalReg1 chromosome 26, bBalReg1.pri, whole genome shotgun sequence genome contains the following window.
caggcagggatgggcaggggggagcgggcagcaggcagggaggcagccgCATCTCGTTCGCTCTTCCGCTGTTTCCAGCCTTGCTTCCACAGAGAAACTCTTATTTGTATGACACAAgactttactttttcttctctttttttcttctgtttgcgTGTAAGCAATATGTTTTCAGGTTTAAACGGGGGCGGGGGTGGGAAAGGggattaaaacacaaaaaaaataaaaaacctggGTAGAGCTcaaaaattaagttttactGTATAAAGTTCTGTGGCTCGCATCCCTGGCTGCACAGTAGCTTTAGAGTCCagttttttctaatatttgtattctaatttaattgcttttaaattttccagGCCAAGCCACTGTTTGGAAACATCATGCTTCTGTTACTGCTTTCTGTTTGAGTTGGCCAGCTCTTCCTGTACATATGTTTTTTCTTAtatcctgtttttttcttttttttgtaaagagaagagaaaaaacaaaaagaaaattatttttctttccctcagtACACATTCTTCAAAGTTCAAATTATAgtgtttgttaaataaaaagaaagatttacaTTTAATTCGGTGTCAGCTTGGTGGGATTTCTCTCTGGGGTCCCTCCTCACCCCAAAATGAGCTGGGGGGGCCTGTCTGTgcatggggcagcccccccccggggtcccCCCTGGGAACTGGGGTGCCGAGAGCGTGGTGGGCGCAGGGGCCCCGTCCCCGCGGGCACCTCGGTGCCACTTCGAATTCCTCCACCTCCAGCGGATTAATCATTTTATTTATGAGGCTTAAAGGTCCAAATCCCGCTAAACCCGGGGCTTTGCCAGATAAACAGCCCGCTTTGCGAAGGCAGCCCGTTTGTGAAAACACAATTAGCAAACCCTGTAATCTGCACTAATTACCAGGCTGGGCCGGGAGGTCTCCCCTCCGGCTGGTCACGGCGCGGGGACCATGGGGGACGCGGTGCCCGGGGGACGGCACCCACCCGGGGCCTCCTTCACCATCGAGTACCTGCTGTCGGAGCGGGGGGACGGGGCAccccgcagcccctctccccccgGCCGgacccccccgccagccccccggCGCCCGCCGGACCCCGGGGACAAGCCATCGCAGTCCTACATCGCCCTCATCTCCACCGCCATCCTCTCCTCCCCGGAGaagaagctgctgctctccGACATCTACCAGTGGATCATGGACAACTACCCCTACTTCAAGAACAAGGTGAGGGGCTGCGATGCCGGAACGGACCCGtttcctgggatttttttcccccggtTTTGGTGGTTGGGGTGGGCAAACTGGGAGCGGAGCTCGGGATGCTGGCATCAGGtgggggacagggcagggctTGACTCGAAGTGTCTCTGCTGACCCCAATCCACCCGGAAAACGCGTCTGCCGGCATCTGGATCTCAGGACAACTTCAAGTGGTGCCAGGAGCTGGTTTCTCCAGGCGGGTCGGGTGCCGTTCACTCTGGTGCCTACTGATGTCCCGGCGGTGCCTGGGGCGGGCGCGGTGGGGCCGTGGCAGGCGCGGGCTGGCTGACGGTGCCTCTCGGTCCAGGAGAAGAGCTGGCGCAACAGCGTCCGCCACAACCTCTCCCTTAACGAGTGCTTCGTCAAAGCCGGCCGCAGCGACAACGGCAAAGGCCACTTCTGGGCCATCCACCCTGCCAACATGGAGGATTTCGCCAAAGGCGACTACCATCGCCGGCGAGCCCGGCGGCGCGTCCGCAGGTGAgcggggttttggggggggatgcgggggggggggggtgtcgcaGGGCGGTTTGGGGCTCAGGGCTGACCCCGGGTGCTCTGTTTCCCCTCGCAGGGTGAACGTCGGCTACTACCACCCCTACGCCCTGTACGGCCtcggctgctgctgcccctgctgccccccggcgccccccgcccccccccctcgccctgcctgcgctgcccccCCTCgtcctgcccgcagccccccaccgCTGCCTGCCCGAGCGGGCACGCTGGGCCTGGGGCCGGGTCCCCGCTCCCCGTGGCCCCGGCCCCCTCCTTCCCCGGCCCCCCTTCCTGTAGCctccccccagggctggggggccgCCCCCATGGGGCCCCCCAAAATGTGGGGGCAGCTCCAAGCAGGACCCGCTCAGGCCCACTCTGGATGTCACCTGCCGTGTCCCCTCCCTCCGCTCACGCCAAGGGGTTGTGTGTGCATCCCCCCCCCATCACCAGTGACCCCTGAACGTTCCTGGGCTACACGTCCCCCTGAGGGGACCctcccgggacccccccccaatCTCCCTGGGCTCACAGGGTGCCCCCAGGAGGGGACCTACTGCCCCACGTCCCCCCATCGTGGCCAGCCACCTCCCAGCGGTGTCACCCATGGCGGGGGGgtccccccgacccccccccccgcaggcCCAGGCCCATATGGGGCTTAACCCCTCCAGCGGCAGGCCCCCTGCcctaattattttcttactaaTTGTCCCTGACGCCCCTAATGAAAATCGCGGCTCCCAGGTGTTAAGTGGCATTAGGGCGTCTCGCTAAGAAAGACGAGTCGCCCACTAAATCCCGGGAGATAAAACCCCCAAAGCTCTTCGCGCTCCCGAAAACTAGGAAGCTTATGACACAAATTAATCCGTTAACGGCGGCCGTGCCCTtcgggggggcccggggggggtggggggtggctggaggccaggctgGGTCTCGCTCCGACACGGGGCGGCAGCAGGATTTCGGGGATCCCGGCGTCCCCTCGGCGCCACCTGCGTGTCcgttccccgcccccccccgtccccgtctgcctcagtttccccgttTGCAGCTGGTCCCCGCCCCCATCGCAGcctgggggggccggggggggggggcgtaCCCCAAACCTCAGCCCCGGAGGCTCCTTAAACCGCGGCCATCTGGGTGCCGGCGTTTGCCCCGGCCCTAATCTGTGCCCAAACGGGATTAGGGCCCCGTggccccccccgtgccccccaccccagcggCTTAACGGGGCCGAGCTGCTGGGGGTACTGGGCAGACTGGGAGGGGGCACTCGGCTTTGCGAGGGGGGTGGGTGGTTCTgtttggggaaactgaggcacggtgACAGGTTGGGActgacacacccccccccccgcagccctggacccccccaaaccagggttaacccccccccaacccccggGGGCTCCCGCCGCGTCTCCAAACCAcccaaaagagagaaaaaaaaacaaccaacccccaaaaaacccaccccaaccccAACCATCGTACACCAGCCCAAAATAGTGGGgaccccccttccccccccgcaGGGCTGGTGCCCTCGATAAGCTTTTCCGCCTCCCAAGAAGACCAAACGGCTGCgggtgtatttttaatatatagtttattttcttttttttttttttttaaagccccccccccccaaagtgcaatttttattattttaatttttatttttttttcctcatctcccACACTTTATAAAGAACTATCAAAGTTACAATCTATGGAatgtcttttctgtgctttttttttttgtgtgtgttttttcttggtttttttttttttctttttttccttgcctcgCTCCTTTTACCCAAATATACCACAAAAGTAGTTTACACATAAAAACCGCTGAAACCTTGCGAGTGCTTCAGATAGAGAATCTCTTTAATAGATTATATATAAAGAcgcagagaaaaaaaaaaaaaacaacaacaaaacaaaacaaaaaacaaaaccaaaagggggggaaataaaaaaaaaaaaaataatgaaatagaaGTGGCCCCATCTCGAGCATCCTCGCTGGGTTCCTGGGCAGAGCTCGGGCTCAcgcgtcccccccccgccccaggagAAGTTTAAGCTCtcggtgtgtgtgtgtgtatatatatatatatatatatatagaatttttcaaaaacacaattttaaacGCAGCATTTTGCGACTCGGTacaaccccccccaccccaccccaaccTTAAGAAAGTTCCGTCCTGTGCCGCTGCGgccatttgtttttttttaaaaagtgttcctctttatttaaataaaactcttcATAATAAATCGAAAATATAAATAGATACGATATATATATAGCgctatatatataattttttttttttccttattttctttttaaatagtcGAATCAGgcctcggggtggggggggggggtcccagctgCCGGCGGGACCCTCACCCcaaagggctggggggggggggggggggggggcactaACCGGTGGGTGCTGAAGgcaaatttgggggggggggggggagaaatcagcccttttcctgcagaagaacgacccccccccaacactgcccaggccgggggggggccgggaccccccagcccccggggaaggggggggggggctggatgCAGCATCTTTACAAGCAGCgcggggggaggaaggagctgcccccccccagcccccgggaGGGGATGAAGCccctttgcccccccccccctttgccccccctcagcccccaaCTGACCCCGGCCGCCCCCACCCTCAGCAGGTGCTTTTTgggggggacccccccgggctgagcccccccagtccccccacTGCCCTtatactggggggggggggggggggcgccacatgattttttttttcctcttttgtacCAAACcccttaatttttcctttttcagcctGACCCTCCCCTTCGGGTTATTCTCCGCttattatcattatttatttttttatttttttcccccccaaccCAGCATAACTCAGCAGTATCTTTGGCAACACTTTATCACaacctgaattaaaaaaaaaaaaaaaaaaagaaataaaaaaaaaatcacaaaaaataatgataacaaacacaaaaataacccaaccacccccccccccccccccccaaaaaaaaaaaccccaaccccaccTGGACGCTGAGCTACGGGCCgggggtgggagctgggggttAAGGCAGGCGACGGCTGCGGGACGGGGACAAACCTggtgagtttggggttgttatttttttttttttttgcttttatttatttttttttcctgcgtttttgttgggttttgttgggttttgttggttttttttttaatagtgcaAACTCAAAGTGTGCTAAAGTGTTGCCAGGacgggccggggggggctgggggtgtccGCTGGGGCCGCGGGGCCGTCGCAGGCGTGGGGCCGCTCTTGCCATGGGGAATCCTGAGACtaattctctctcctcttcctttttgtgccattttcctctttttttttttttttccttttttctccccctttttttctttttttattccttttatctttttttttttttttgccatttccccagacacacccccccccccaaaacttcCCAAGGACTggggtgggcgggggggggagggaggagaaagaaaagcagcagcgaggaactggggggggggggcaggaaaaaaaaaaaaaaccaaaaaaaccaggggaaaaaaaaattaacacaaacTAGAAAAGAGATACCACAACTCCGATTACAATAAAGAACCTCAAGTAAGTGTCTATTTACAAATCCACgcttgtttttttttgtgtgtgtgtgtttttttgtttttttttgcatatgccAGAATTAGCCAGTGCTACGCAGAGGTTCAGCCCATGGGGGGGCAtcggtttggggggggtttcaatctgccgcagccccccccgccccgctgccggaCGGGATTCGGGTCCCTCCAGCATCTTCCCAGGAGGATTCGATGCCCGGATCTGAATTTTCCTGCCCAGGGCGAGCGGAGCGGGAGGGATGCAaagcccatggagggaggggggaggtggggtgggcagggggagaCAGCTGGACTAGCACTGGCtagaaaacattgagaaaaaaaaaccccaaaaaatttaaaataaaaaataaaaaataaaggggTGTGGGGAGAAATGAACAAtacacaaacccaaaccaaacccccatGATTCCTGCCTAAAATTCAAGCTTCcgtggttgttttgttgttgttgtcgttgggttttttgttttttgttttttttttttctttccattggcGAAGTGCAAGGACTTCGGAGGGTCTGGTGTCGGGGCATGTCACAGAACCTAATTAGCATCCTTCCTCCCATCGGACACCTTGCGGCTTTTATTACTCCATGAAATATAACTTGGATTCTGCctatggtttggttttggtttttttttttttgtggttttttttttgtttttgttttttttaaatatatatatatatatacacatttttttttcttacaaaaataaatttaggattttttttttttaataatattttttccgTAGAAGTTGGTTTTGACTTGtaaacatgttttgcttttgctttttaaattaagataaaGTGATCTCAAAGTACCCGTTCCATCGCAAAGTGCTAAgacttctttgtttgtttttttttatttttttatcatctttttttttattttttattgctttttctgcattaaataaaCATCCATCTCTCCCCCAACCCCACCACTcagccctccccccccccagcacacacTCCCCTCTCACTCCCTCTCCAAAGTACATTCGGCCAAACCTGCTCTTgctttgaaagtaaaaaaaaaaaaaaaagaaaaaacaaaaaaacaccaaaaggaaaaaaaaaagaaaaaaggaaaaaaaaaaaaagaaaaaagaaaaaaaaaaggaagagaatctaaaaagtgctttcaaaataaaagggcttaaaaaaatctctttttcatttaaaaatgtgcatttagAAAACAGGTGACCAGCTGAAAGGTGCCTTTTCTCATCATCCTCTGCTAACCCCGAGGGTTATATACCCGCCTCTAGAGCCATAGAGcatctctatatatatatatatatatatatattttgggaacggggcggggggagctgGGGCCGCTGCAGCTCACCTCTCCCCCTCGCCCAAAGGCCTCCTTCCCCTTTAAGGGAGACCTcaaataaccttttttaaaaggaatttgccatttttaggcatttttttttttttcggggCGTGCGGGACCACTGCTGCGCCGACCCAGTGCCGAAAATatactgggggggggaaggttgggggggaggggggggggggggctgcgcttCCCCTTCCCGGGATGGGAcgggcaccccggggtggggACACGGGCGTGGGGACGGACACGGGGACGGACACGGGGATGGACACGGGGACAGCGTTATCCGCTGGCGGCAGCATCAGCTGCGCCGGTGTcttgtgtgtcccccccccagcccccgggTGTCCCCCCGCCCTGGGGTGTCCGACACCCGCTGCCGCCAGCAACCCTGCAAAATCCTGGTGCTCCGCTCACACGATTAGGCAATTTTAGGCAATTCTAGGCAATTTTCACCAATTTTCTACACCGAGCCGCTGCCCTCGATTCCCCTCTCCGGCAAAGTCGGCTTTGCACCGGGGCTGGTGGGAAGGAGCCAGCCCCCTCACCCCAAAAAAAGCCGCCCCCGAGCTCCCTGGCAGGAGCGGGCGCAGCTCTGGGCAGCGGCAGGGAGCGAGCGTCTCGCGCCGCTGGAGCTTCAACTTCCCAAAaagcggcggggggggaaggctggccccgctccccccggcccTCCGAGGCACCGTGTACCGCCCGCCCTGAAAGAGCCCTTCCACTcctaccactttttttttttttctatttttgcttttttttttttttcttaaatagatCTCTCTCtgaaataggttttttttttttgttttttaacgTGTGTTTGGacacaaaataaagctttggATTTACATGGAAGCTCTTTTCCATGCGACAGAGCCACTTTCCATCCCCACCCCGCGCTTCCTAGCGTCCGCCTTTCCAAGAAAAGGTCCTTGGCTACCGAGGGATCCTCGGGGGAGCCCTGCTTACGATGGGAAGATTGGAaacataatatatatatatatttttttctgttttttttttttaaaaaaagggagagaaacatctttaaagagaaaaatcgGAGGAAAAGTACTAACTAGATTTTGTGacactttgttgttttttttttttttttttgtttttgttggtttttttttttggtttaggaGAGTCCTTGCGTGTTACCCTCAGACGACCCTCCTGCTACATTCAATCCTGACGCTTCATTATTTGAATTATCCTcaaagtgctgctgctcctggccgTTCCTCTGCAGGGTGTCCTCTGATTCTTGGCTCTCCCCACCGGCTTGAAAACTTCCATCTTCAGGGTTCCCCGTAGGGGTGGTAGGCAAACCCCCGGCATCTCTCACCCGGGGTTTACGGCCCCTCCTGGATGGAATACCGTTGCATCCATCTTTTTTAAGGTGCCTGTGCAAGTGGTCGGAGCGGACGAAAGTCTTGAAGCAGCTGTCGCACTGGTAGGGCCGCAGGCCGGTGTGGACGCGCATGTGGTTCTTCAAGTCGTAGTTGTGAGCGAAAGCGGCGCCGCATTGCTGGCACAAGTACGGCTTCTCCCCGGTGTGCTTCCTCATGTGAACCTTCAGCTTGTCCTGCCTGCGCGGGAGAGAAAGCACAGCGAGGGGGGCAGgtcagccggggggggggtctgcCTCCGTCCCTTCTGCCCGGTACGGGGCTGAGCACCGGTACGGGGCTGAGCATCGCCCACTACGGGGCTGAGCACCAGTACGGGGCTGAGCATTGCCCACTACGGGGCTCAGCATCGCCCACTACGGGGCTGAGCACCAGTACAGGGCTGAGCATCGCCCACTACGGGGCTCAGCATCGCCCACTACGGGGCTGAGCACCAGTACGGGGCTGAGCATCGCCCACTACGGGGCTGAGCACCAGTACGGGGCTGAGCATCGCCCACTACGGGGCTGAGCACCGGTACGGGGTCAAGCATCACCCCGTACAGGGCTGAGCATCGGCACAGGGCTGAGCATCACCCGGTACGGGGCCGAGCATCATCCAGTACGGGGCTGAGCATCACCCGGTACGGGGCCGAGCACCGGTACGGGGCTGAGCATCGCCCATTATGGGGCTGAGCATCACCCAGTACAAGGCTGAGCACCAGTACAGGGTCGAGCATCGGTATGGGGCTGAGCATTGCCCAGTATGAGGCTGAGCACCAGTACAGAGCTGAGCGCTGCCCAGGATGGGGTGGAGCACTGGTACAGGGTTGAGCATCAGCATGCGGCCAAGCATCACCCCGTACAGGGCTGAGCATCGGCACAGGGCTGAGCATCACCCGGTACGGGGCCGAGCATCATCCAGTACGGGGCTGAGCACTGCCATGGGGCCGAGCATCATCCAGTACGGGGCTGAGCATCACCCGGTATGGGGCTGAGCATCGCCCAGTACAGGGCTGAGCATTGGCATGGGGCCGAGCATCGCCCAGTCCGGGGCTGAGCATCGCCCGGTACGGGGCTGAGCACCGCCACAGGGCCGAGCATCGCCCGGTACGGGGCTGAGCACCGCCACGGGGCCGAGCATCGCCCGGTACGGGGCCGgctggctcctggcagggcCCGCGCAG
Protein-coding sequences here:
- the LOC142605294 gene encoding uncharacterized protein LOC142605294, with product MGDAVPGGRHPPGASFTIEYLLSERGDGAPRSPSPPGRTPPPAPRRPPDPGDKPSQSYIALISTAILSSPEKKLLLSDIYQWIMDNYPYFKNKEKSWRNSVRHNLSLNECFVKAGRSDNGKGHFWAIHPANMEDFAKGDYHRRRARRRVRRVNVGYYHPYALYGLGCCCPCCPPAPPAPPPRPACAAPPRPARSPPPLPARAGTLGLGPGPRSPWPRPPPSPAPLPVASPQGWGAAPMGPPKMWGQLQAGPAQAHSGCHLPCPLPPLTPRGCVCIPPPSPVTPERSWATRPPEGTLPGPPPNLPGLTGCPQEGTYCPTSPPPPPQAQAHMGLNPSSGRPPALIIFLLIVPDAPNENRGSQVLSGIRASR